One window of Cydia pomonella isolate Wapato2018A chromosome 7, ilCydPomo1, whole genome shotgun sequence genomic DNA carries:
- the LOC133519439 gene encoding basic helix-loop-helix neural transcription factor TAP has translation MFTNFDDYCDFNDSICSNDSGFEKSHNDSYTTSTTSTPLKQNTSDPGICVTPIKSEVRRKLFSESYEFPFQNQIEDIKVFEKNLQTAVTSTPIKKERKPKDPNKPKRKYANGKNRISRCKSPTQLMRIKRSRRMKANDRERNRMHMLNEALDRLRCVLPTFPEDTKLTKIETLRFAHNYIFALSQTLESLDNINSGQATIDNFSLNCDKLQNYNSAHEKIARDAFRDIFSLNNKTDEFNSDGSYRSFQGYSKPFPNGCNFMQTSEGVLINVGNVTVSVNNKGGNCITSTTGSGFFTHPSSYADDANQQNYFYQKPLIPCITNGDNMHDVGNTEEYFNQKNYEIFKNAFDTAKNKRYPKTEDYTANYGEYTNIYGHNEWDYSRISEYNYQNNYYNNDQRMYRNFYNRPSIVNAQI, from the coding sequence ATGTTCACCAACTTTGACGACTACTGCGATTTCAATGACAGCATCTGCAGCAACGACTCAGGCTTCGAAAAGTCACACAATGACTCCTACACTACGTCCACCACTTCCACCCCCTTGAAACAAAACACCTCAGACCCAGGCATCTGCGTCACTCCGATCAAATCCGAAGTAAGAAGAAAACTATTCAGCGAATCCTATGAGTTCCCTTTCCAAAACCAAATCgaagatattaaagtttttgaaAAGAACTTACAGACTGCTGTGACATCAACGCCAATAAAGAAAGAAAGGAAACCAAAAGATCCGAACAAACCGAAAAGGAAATACGCGAATGGAAAAAACAGAATATCAAGATGTAAAAGTCCGACTCAGTTAATGAGAATAAAGAGGAGCAGACGAATGAAGGCCAACGATAGAGAAAGAAATCGGATGCACATGTTAAATGAAGCTCTCGATAGACTCCGATGTGTACTACCAACTTTTCCTGAAGACACAAAGTTAACTAAGATAGAAACGTTAAGGTTCGCTCACAATTACATCTTCGCTTTGAGTCAGACTTTGGAATCTTTAGACAACATCAACTCCGGGCAAGCGACGATAGATAATTTCAGTTTAAATTGTGATAaacttcaaaattataattcaGCTCATGAGAAAATCGCAAGAGATGCTTTCAGAGATATATTTTCTTTGAATAATAAGACTGATGAATTCAACAGTGATGGCAGTTACAGAAGCTTCCAGGGTTACAGCAAACCTTTTCCGAATGGTTGCAACTTTATGCAGACATCTGAAGGTGTTCTCATAAATGTTGGAAACGTGACAGTATCTGTCAATAATAAGGGAGGAAACTGTATCACTTCAACCACAGGTAGCGGCTTCTTCACACACCCATCAAGCTATGCCGATGATGCGAACcagcaaaattatttttaccaaaaacctTTGATACCTTGCATTACTAATGGTGATAATATGCATGATGTTGGTAATACAGAGGAATATTTCAATCAAAAGAATTACGAAATATTCAAAAATGCGTTTGATACAGCGAAGAACAAAAGATACCCAAAGACTGAAGATTATACAGCTAATTATGGAGAATATACGAATATTTATGGACATAATGAGTGGGATTATAGTAGAATAAGTGAATATAATTATcagaataattattataacaatGACCAAAGAATGTACAGGAATTTTTATAATAGACCTAGTATTGTAAACGCTCAAATTTGA